A section of the Pseudomonas sp. FP453 genome encodes:
- a CDS encoding SDR family NAD(P)-dependent oxidoreductase — MTTPSPLHTDWLGIAGKVCVVNGAASGIGASIVSALAESGAHVVLLDRNLQGCEQLQQSLNDYPGRSLSIACDIADEFQVKAAAERVAQAFGSCDALVNAAGILRAANLAEIELADWNALLSVNLNGYLLCAREFGRLMRESGAGSIVHISSISAQIPQPYSGAYSPSKAAVEALSKQLAVEWGPFGIRSNCVAPGMIRTALTAAYYDHPGITEAREAFTATQRIGTPEDIANAVLFLLSERSSYISGTEVDVNGGLSCMLMGKIPRPGFTATAK; from the coding sequence ATGACAACGCCCTCCCCCCTCCACACCGATTGGCTCGGCATTGCTGGCAAGGTCTGCGTCGTCAACGGCGCAGCCAGCGGCATTGGTGCCTCGATTGTCAGCGCGCTGGCCGAAAGCGGCGCCCATGTGGTGCTGCTTGATCGCAACCTGCAAGGGTGCGAACAGTTGCAGCAGTCGTTAAACGACTACCCCGGCCGCAGCTTGAGTATCGCCTGTGATATCGCCGACGAGTTTCAGGTCAAGGCCGCCGCCGAACGTGTCGCCCAGGCGTTTGGCAGCTGTGACGCATTGGTTAACGCCGCCGGCATTCTGCGTGCAGCCAACCTGGCCGAAATCGAACTGGCCGACTGGAATGCCCTGCTGTCGGTCAACCTCAATGGCTACCTGCTGTGTGCCCGTGAGTTCGGGCGCCTGATGCGTGAGTCGGGCGCCGGGAGCATCGTGCATATCAGCTCGATCTCCGCGCAGATTCCACAGCCTTACAGCGGTGCCTACTCGCCGAGCAAGGCCGCAGTCGAGGCCTTGTCCAAGCAGCTGGCGGTGGAATGGGGGCCGTTTGGCATCCGTAGCAATTGCGTGGCGCCGGGAATGATTCGTACAGCACTGACCGCCGCTTATTACGATCATCCAGGCATCACTGAAGCGCGCGAAGCCTTTACCGCAACGCAGCGTATCGGCACGCCCGAAGACATCGCCAACGCCGTGCTGTTTCTGCTCAGTGAGCGCTCGTCGTATATCAGCGGCACCGAGGTGGATGTGAATGGTGGGCTGTCCTGCATGTTGATGGGCAA
- a CDS encoding helix-turn-helix domain-containing protein: MRALPDALQRTVPTFKLYGEILPWASPEPLHSELICERSGRLDWHIPNHRHADLVHFVYLRSGTLEVQLEAARHALSGPALIVVPVMAIHGFDLEPGADGYSVAIQKTFLDELIAPGEAFARGQHYRLADHPQVGVLDALFSLLHNEYTGSAMGRDAALQGVVQVLAVQIGRLSDSGGAPPRVDSKGLHHLQRFQKRVEQCFKQHVAIEVLANELGITGTYLNQVCQRLTGSSALHILHNRLMLEARRLLIYTTLTISQVADELGFDDPAYFTRFFKRHAAISPKVFRQKRGA, translated from the coding sequence ATGAGGGCATTGCCCGATGCGTTACAGCGCACGGTGCCGACCTTCAAACTCTACGGTGAGATACTGCCGTGGGCCTCGCCAGAGCCGCTGCACAGTGAATTGATCTGCGAGCGCAGCGGCCGTCTGGACTGGCATATTCCCAATCATCGACACGCTGACTTGGTGCACTTTGTGTACCTGCGCAGCGGTACGCTTGAGGTGCAACTGGAGGCCGCCCGGCATGCCTTGAGCGGGCCAGCCTTGATTGTGGTGCCGGTGATGGCGATCCATGGTTTTGACTTGGAGCCCGGAGCGGACGGTTATTCGGTCGCCATCCAGAAGACCTTTCTCGATGAACTCATCGCCCCCGGCGAGGCATTTGCCCGGGGCCAGCACTATCGGCTTGCCGATCATCCCCAGGTCGGCGTGCTCGATGCCTTGTTCAGCTTGCTGCATAACGAGTACACCGGCTCCGCCATGGGCCGCGATGCTGCGCTGCAAGGCGTGGTGCAAGTGCTGGCGGTACAGATCGGGCGCTTGTCGGATAGCGGCGGAGCACCGCCGCGCGTGGACAGCAAAGGCTTGCACCACTTGCAGCGCTTCCAGAAACGCGTCGAGCAATGCTTTAAGCAACACGTGGCCATCGAAGTCCTGGCCAATGAATTGGGCATTACCGGCACCTACCTGAACCAGGTGTGCCAACGCCTGACGGGCAGCAGTGCGCTGCATATCCTGCATAACCGCTTGATGCTCGAAGCCCGCCGCTTGCTGATCTACACCACCTTGACCATCAGCCAGGTGGCTGATGAGTTGGGCTTTGACGATCCTGCGTATTTCACCCGGTTTTTCAAACGCCATGCGGCGATCTCGCCGAAGGTTTTCCGGCAGAAACGCGGCGCATAA
- a CDS encoding aspartate/glutamate racemase family protein, giving the protein MKLCWIHPTGRNAALESLWNTIHQSVGAAVAPGVQLDFRFLDNSGGFTRSLYAEHLNSVLMVEAAIQAQADGYDGVFLGCWNDPLWEAREMLDIPVASVGEQSMLAALAMGQRFAVITVSDKTAVAIERDIVGYGLSERCIRQPVRSIKPFSSLELLLEATHSPQTSFIPRLEAVAQQCIAEGADVILVGCAYYGPLLRRIGYRQVTGTQVPVVDSSTVALKYLEAMVGIAQCTGVVKSTANLFAGIDAASIAQARRALGLL; this is encoded by the coding sequence ATGAAACTCTGCTGGATACACCCCACGGGCCGCAACGCGGCCCTTGAATCGTTGTGGAACACCATTCACCAGAGTGTGGGCGCGGCCGTGGCGCCGGGTGTGCAACTGGACTTCCGTTTCCTCGATAACAGCGGCGGCTTCACCCGTTCGCTCTACGCCGAGCACCTGAATTCGGTGCTGATGGTGGAAGCGGCCATCCAGGCCCAGGCCGACGGCTACGACGGTGTGTTTCTCGGCTGCTGGAATGACCCGTTATGGGAGGCGCGAGAAATGCTCGACATTCCGGTGGCTTCGGTGGGCGAACAATCGATGTTGGCCGCGCTCGCCATGGGCCAGCGCTTTGCGGTGATCACCGTGTCGGATAAAACCGCCGTGGCCATCGAGCGCGACATCGTCGGGTATGGCCTGAGTGAGCGCTGTATTCGTCAGCCGGTTCGTTCGATAAAACCGTTTTCCAGCCTGGAGTTATTGCTGGAAGCGACTCACTCGCCGCAGACGAGCTTTATCCCACGCCTGGAAGCCGTGGCGCAGCAGTGCATTGCCGAGGGTGCGGACGTGATCCTGGTGGGCTGTGCCTATTACGGGCCGTTGCTGCGGCGCATCGGCTACCGCCAGGTCACGGGCACTCAAGTGCCGGTGGTGGACTCTTCCACCGTGGCCCTCAAATACCTGGAAGCCATGGTGGGCATTGCCCAGTGCACCGGTGTGGTGAAGAGTACGGCGAACCTGTTCGCTGGCATCGATGCGGCTTCCATCGCCCAGGCACGCAGGGCCCTGGGCCTGTTATGA
- a CDS encoding MFS transporter — translation MNGTSTAAPGLIDGQAGNDPHAQQTAKSTSKPLSKAVLGVTLGNMVEWFDFALYSSMAVLIGDIFFHSESRTTQLIAIYATFAAGFLMRPLGSLVFGPIGDRYGRRTALTLSIALMAVATFCIALIPSYESIGIAAPILLVAMRMLQGLSTGGEYGGSVIFIAEHAPDKSRSFLTSWLEVGILSGFLLGGVVVSALMLALGEDTMRAWGWRVPFVIGGLLGMIALYLRLNLEETPIFKELQENERKQVANKRSLLSMLVDEWPNLIKSMGLVAIYNVCYYVVLGYIPGYLTNELGYSASFGSVLGMVGTLSMLLLVPFSGLLADRVGRKRLIALGCILLIVFSIPAFTMLQTHNVVLVYVAVLGLLVAQLLFEGAMGATLVSLFKAPVRFSALALSYNLSVSLFGGTAPLVNTWLIGQTGNTMIPAYYLIGAAVVGLIAILMTEDRTGKPMP, via the coding sequence ATGAACGGTACATCGACAGCAGCCCCCGGCCTGATCGACGGGCAGGCGGGTAATGACCCCCATGCGCAACAGACAGCCAAGTCCACCAGCAAACCCTTGAGTAAAGCCGTGCTCGGCGTGACGCTGGGCAATATGGTGGAGTGGTTTGACTTCGCGCTGTATTCGTCGATGGCGGTCCTGATCGGCGACATCTTCTTCCACAGCGAAAGCCGCACCACACAGCTGATCGCCATCTACGCCACCTTCGCCGCCGGGTTCCTGATGCGGCCGTTGGGCAGCCTGGTCTTCGGGCCTATTGGCGACCGCTATGGGCGCCGTACGGCGCTCACCCTGAGCATCGCGCTGATGGCGGTGGCAACCTTCTGCATTGCGTTGATTCCTTCTTACGAAAGCATCGGTATAGCGGCCCCCATTCTGTTGGTGGCGATGCGCATGCTCCAGGGCTTGTCGACCGGGGGCGAATACGGTGGTTCGGTGATTTTCATCGCCGAACATGCGCCGGATAAAAGCCGCAGCTTCCTCACCAGTTGGTTGGAGGTCGGCATCCTTTCGGGCTTCCTGCTCGGCGGCGTAGTGGTCAGCGCCTTGATGCTCGCCCTTGGTGAAGACACCATGCGTGCCTGGGGCTGGCGCGTGCCGTTTGTGATCGGTGGCCTGCTCGGCATGATCGCCCTGTACCTGCGCCTGAACCTCGAAGAAACCCCGATCTTCAAAGAGCTGCAAGAGAACGAACGCAAACAGGTGGCCAACAAACGCAGCCTGCTGTCGATGCTGGTGGACGAGTGGCCCAACCTGATCAAGAGCATGGGCCTGGTGGCGATCTACAACGTTTGTTACTACGTAGTGTTGGGCTACATCCCCGGCTACCTGACGAATGAACTGGGCTACTCCGCCAGCTTCGGCAGCGTGCTGGGGATGGTCGGCACATTGAGCATGCTGCTGTTGGTGCCGTTCTCCGGTTTGCTGGCTGATCGGGTAGGGCGCAAGCGCTTGATCGCGCTGGGTTGCATCCTGCTGATTGTATTTTCGATCCCCGCTTTCACGATGCTGCAAACCCACAACGTGGTGCTGGTGTATGTCGCGGTGCTCGGTCTGCTGGTTGCGCAGTTACTGTTTGAAGGCGCGATGGGCGCCACGCTGGTGTCGCTGTTCAAGGCACCGGTGCGTTTCAGTGCCTTGGCCCTGAGCTACAACCTGTCGGTGTCGTTGTTCGGCGGCACAGCGCCGCTGGTCAATACCTGGCTGATCGGCCAGACCGGCAACACCATGATCCCGGCTTACTACCTGATCGGCGCCGCCGTGGTGGGGCTGATCGCGATTCTGATGACCGAAGACCGCACCGGTAAACCGATGCCCTGA
- a CDS encoding Rid family hydrolase codes for MTSKTAPRQNISSGGQYESVFGYSRAVRVGNHLHISGTCASPDYEHSNAYEQAQAILVTVNKVLAEAGMSAADVVRTVVYLRDINDATPVAKAHSEVFDAIRPASSLIQVDSMLRPWQKVEIETYAIVAE; via the coding sequence ATGACCAGCAAAACCGCACCTCGCCAAAACATCTCCTCCGGCGGCCAGTACGAATCCGTGTTCGGTTATTCCCGCGCCGTGCGCGTCGGCAACCACCTGCATATTTCCGGCACCTGCGCCTCGCCCGACTACGAGCACAGCAATGCCTACGAGCAGGCCCAGGCCATCCTGGTGACCGTGAACAAGGTGCTGGCCGAAGCCGGCATGAGCGCCGCAGACGTGGTTCGCACCGTGGTCTACCTGCGTGACATCAACGATGCAACGCCGGTGGCCAAGGCCCACAGCGAAGTGTTCGATGCGATTCGCCCGGCCAGCAGCCTGATCCAAGTGGATTCGATGCTGCGCCCTTGGCAGAAAGTTGAAATCGAAACCTACGCGATCGTCGCCGAGTAA